From Pseudomonas fluorescens, one genomic window encodes:
- a CDS encoding aspartate aminotransferase family protein, with amino-acid sequence MNLFNLRRSPPSLDDLAAEGFQSAASHSPSREYLMTSVEHAAQVFIRGQGSWLWDSDDRAYLDFTQGGGANSLGHSPTVLVKALAGQAQALINPGCGLLNRSQLNLAERLCTSTGSDQVYLLNTGSEACEAAMRLARKWGQLHRGGASRIITACGSRHAKHLPASDCVPFNDLPALHAAVDAQTVAIMLEPIQTAAGVVPATEHYLKGVERLCRELGILLILDEVQTGVGRCGHVLAEQYYGVRADIVALGNGLGGGVPVAALLARGNACCFEPGDLDGGPHGNALMAVAGVAVLDSVLDHGFVEHLRDSAQHLREGLSRLANRYGHGELRGQGLLWGLTLSDDCAEAVVKAALFEGLLISAPTADCLRFTPALSVSKGNIDEMLLRLARAFSRVRTAQLQCRKGIAV; translated from the coding sequence ATGAACCTGTTCAATCTGCGTCGCTCGCCGCCAAGCCTCGATGACCTGGCGGCCGAGGGTTTTCAATCTGCCGCCAGCCATAGTCCTTCGCGCGAGTATCTGATGACGAGTGTCGAGCACGCTGCGCAAGTCTTTATTCGTGGCCAGGGTTCCTGGCTGTGGGACAGCGACGACCGCGCCTATCTGGATTTCACTCAGGGTGGGGGCGCCAATAGCCTCGGTCACAGCCCGACGGTTTTGGTCAAAGCTCTGGCGGGGCAGGCTCAGGCCTTGATCAATCCGGGCTGCGGACTGCTCAACCGCAGTCAGTTGAACCTGGCCGAGCGCTTGTGCACCAGCACTGGCAGCGATCAGGTTTATCTGCTCAACACCGGCAGTGAAGCCTGCGAAGCAGCGATGCGCCTGGCGCGTAAATGGGGCCAGTTGCATCGTGGCGGTGCCTCGCGAATCATTACCGCCTGTGGTAGCCGTCACGCTAAACACCTGCCGGCCTCTGACTGCGTGCCCTTCAATGACTTGCCGGCGCTGCATGCGGCGGTGGACGCGCAAACGGTGGCGATCATGCTGGAGCCGATCCAGACCGCCGCTGGTGTCGTGCCCGCTACCGAGCATTACCTCAAGGGTGTCGAGCGTTTGTGTCGTGAGTTGGGGATCCTGTTGATTCTTGACGAAGTACAGACGGGTGTCGGCCGTTGCGGGCATGTCCTGGCTGAGCAGTATTACGGGGTGCGAGCTGACATCGTAGCCCTGGGCAACGGCCTCGGTGGCGGCGTGCCGGTCGCGGCCTTGCTGGCCCGTGGCAATGCCTGTTGTTTCGAACCAGGCGATCTGGATGGCGGCCCTCACGGCAACGCCCTGATGGCCGTGGCGGGCGTGGCAGTGCTCGACAGCGTGCTCGATCACGGCTTCGTCGAACACCTGCGCGACAGTGCCCAGCACCTGCGCGAAGGCCTGAGTCGCCTGGCTAATCGTTATGGGCATGGCGAACTGCGTGGTCAGGGGCTGCTCTGGGGCCTGACCCTCAGCGATGACTGCGCCGAAGCGGTGGTCAAGGCGGCGTTGTTCGAGGGCTTGCTGATCAGCGCCCCGACCGCCGATTGCCTGCGCTTCACCCCGGCCCTGAGTGTGAGCAAGGGCAACATCGACGAAATGCTCCTGCGCCTGGCGCGGGCCTTTTCCCGGGTGCGTACCGCGCAACTGCAATGCCGCAAAGGCATCGCCGTCTGA
- a CDS encoding MOSC domain-containing protein — protein MNTVYVDGVYIGKAKNLGQGLISDTDKQLIANRLWLWPQGLGSDEHGDPRFHTGPERALHHYPAEHYAYWRRRYPQIDWCAPAFGENLSTHGLTEEHVCLGDLFRWGGALLQVSQPRSPCYRLSHRWGLPILPQLAQDTGRCGWFYRVLKPGFVSAEQPFELIQRSYPGLSVAAALRSFYREPLEHGGLKKLIDCPALSSRWRDMAIKRLRTGRVEDWSARLLGLPLEGLSA, from the coding sequence ATGAATACCGTTTACGTTGATGGTGTTTACATAGGCAAGGCAAAAAATCTTGGTCAGGGTTTGATCAGCGATACCGACAAACAGCTGATTGCCAATCGACTCTGGTTGTGGCCACAGGGCCTGGGCAGCGACGAGCACGGCGATCCGCGCTTTCACACCGGGCCTGAGCGCGCACTGCACCACTACCCGGCCGAGCACTACGCCTATTGGCGCAGACGTTATCCACAGATCGATTGGTGCGCCCCGGCGTTCGGCGAAAACCTTTCGACCCACGGCCTGACCGAAGAGCATGTGTGCCTGGGCGATTTGTTTCGCTGGGGCGGCGCCTTGTTACAGGTGAGCCAGCCGCGCTCGCCGTGCTATCGCCTGAGCCATCGCTGGGGTCTGCCGATCCTGCCGCAACTGGCCCAGGACACCGGGCGCTGTGGCTGGTTCTACCGTGTGCTCAAGCCTGGCTTCGTCAGCGCCGAGCAACCTTTTGAACTGATCCAGCGCAGTTATCCCGGCCTGAGCGTGGCCGCGGCGTTGCGAAGTTTCTATCGCGAACCGCTGGAGCATGGCGGCTTGAAAAAACTGATCGATTGTCCGGCGCTGTCTTCGCGCTGGCGTGACATGGCGATCAAGCGCTTGCGCACTGGTCGTGTCGAGGACTGGTCGGCCCGCTTGCTCGGCCTGCCCCTGGAGGGCTTGAGTGCATGA